A window of the Clupea harengus chromosome 8, Ch_v2.0.2, whole genome shotgun sequence genome harbors these coding sequences:
- the LOC116221383 gene encoding uncharacterized protein LOC116221383, which yields MMCLHPQQEVVVQVSDYVQPLRKTQVAGLLNKIKTQAAGILNKIKTQAAGLLNKIKDTAPLTMSPLWVLSMVFTITDSVDVIKAARGSSVHLPCEPTFQEYDFVHVKWRKSGLVNPICEYSLNLTYVNPKHCLPSFKPSLHGLNVAHFKNSHSGSYSCLTTRIIPPPTEDIYNTTMELHSMEGPSLELEQVNTTNADCVQLLCTLDDINQEQVDFIWNINGQNTSGQVQVINSSFNVSSSLRLCGSEWRDGDTITCSVSHLSGHITSSRIIPAQKGSNNWLVIICICAVTGAVLFIIIALIIYKCKKRTKPIDASLVYTNKVYENFSFGSRIPVRQRTETPREQCVYEN from the exons ATGATGTGCCTCCACCCTCAACAGGAAGTTGTGGTGCAGGTCAGTGATTACGTGCAGCCTTTGCGCAAGACACAAGTGGCAGGTTTACTCAACAAGATCAAGACACAAGCGGCAGGTATACTCAACAAGATCAAGACACAAGCGGCAGGTTTACTCAACAAGATCAAAGATACTGCACCTCTTACAATGAGTCCTCTCTGGGTCTTGTCCATGGTTTTTACCATAACAG ATTCTGTGGATGTCATCAAAGCTGCCAGAGGAAGCTCAGTCCACCTGCCTTGTGAACCGACCTTTCAAGAATATGACTTTGTTCATGTGAAATGGAGAAAAAGTGGACTTGTAAATCCCATATGTGAATATAGTCTAAATTTGACATATGTGAACCCTAAACATTGTCTACCATCCTTTAAACCCTCATTACATGGTCTGAATGtagcacattttaaaaacagtCACTCTGGATCCTACAGCTGCTTGACAACAAGAATTATACCACCACCTACGGAAGACATTTATAACACTACGATGGAACTTCATTCAATGGAGG GGCCAAGCCTTGAGTTAGAACAGGTGAATACCACCAATGCTGACTGTGTTCAGCTGCTTTGTACACTGGATGACATCAATCAAGAGCAAGTTGACTTCATCTGGAACATCAACGGTCAGAATACATCTGGACAGGTGCAGGTCATCAACAGCTCTTTCAACGTAAGCAGCTCCCTACGTCTGTGTGGATCTGAGTGGAGAGATGGGGACACCATCACCTGCTCCGTTTCACATCTATCAGGTCACATTACATCAAGCCGGATAATTCCTGCACAGAAAG gCAGCAACAACTGGTTGGTAATAATCTGCATTTGTGCTGTTACTGGGGCAGTGTTGTTTATCATCATTGCTCTCATTATTTACAAAT GTAAGAAGAGAACCAAGCCCATAGATGCCTCCCTGGTTTACACCAACAAAGTTTACGAGAACTTCAGTTTCGGCAGCAGGATTCCCGtcagacagagaacagaaacaCCGCGGGAGCAATGTGTATATGAGAATTAG
- the riox2 gene encoding ribosomal oxygenase 2 isoform X2: MVLNGCCFQLYAAYHGAHGSCCRSHLRDMPRKRGSSSPPSAECQHAASAKHKKVEADVGFSPLNFDTPLSLFESLISPVGVEEFFQEYWEKKPLFLQRSDPGLASYYQSLFQLSDLKALCSQDLEYARDVNVCRCVNGKKKVMNKEGRVNYNHLKKDFDQKKATIQFHQPQRFKDELWRIQERLESFFGSLVGSNVYITPKASQGLPPHHDDVEVFILQLEGEKHWRLYSPIVPLAREYSVAPEDRIGSPTHDIILKPGDLLYFPRGTIHQADTPAEVDHTTHLTLSTYQNMSWGDYLLDIFPGFLFDSMESNINMRAGMPRQLLTNVSVGPEVSTQLSTFLRCLADKLDKGKEELRSTDMKRDFVSNRLPPYSSDNTNIMPTGKMPQLEDLVCMRFKDHVLVTVQPGQDEADEATEMEVFVVHSLKNNRKIHMMGEPEDDHDHDHHDHGEDEECPSQRVQGVRFPVCHLPALKQLQGAERLLVAGLQLEPDSARLGLVLALWTEGLLEVCSPTEQ; the protein is encoded by the exons ATGGTTCTGAACGGATGTTGTTTTCAGTTGTACGCTGCCTATCACGGAGCACACGGGTCTTGCTGCCGAAGCCATTTACGAG ACATGCCAAGGAAAAGGGGATCATCGTCACCACCGTCCGCAGAATGCCAGCACGCGGCCTCTGCTAAACATAAAAAAGTGGAGGCAGATGTCGGGTTTTCTCCATTAAATTTTGACACCCCGCTTAGTTTGTTTGAAAGTCTGATTTCTCCTGTTGGCGTGGAAGAGTTCTTTCAGGAATACTGGGAAAAGAAGCCCTTGTTTCTGCAGAGGTCTGACCCAGGCTTAGCCAGCTATTACCAGTCCCTCTTCCAGTTGTCTGACCTGAAGGCACTGTGTAGTCAGGATCTTGAGTATGCAAGGGATGTCAATGTCTGCCGGTGTGTGAATGGCAAGAAGAAAGTAATGAATAAAGAAGGACGTGTCAACTACAACCATCTGAAAAAGGATTTTGATCAGAAGAAGGCCACCATACAATTCCACCAGCCTCAAAGATTTAAG GATGAGCTTTGGCGTATTCAGGAGCGTCTAGAGAGTTTCTTCGGTTCTCTGGTGGGGTCGAATGTGTACATCACACCCAAGGCATCTCAGGGGCTGCCCCCACACCATGATGATGTTGAG GTGTTCATCCTGcagctggagggagagaagcacTGGAGGCTGTACAGTCCCATCGTCCCACTGGCCCGCGAGTACAGCGTCGCGCCTGAGGACAGAATCGGCAGCCCAACACATGACATCATCCTGAAG CCAGGAGACCTGTTGTACTTCCCCAGGGGTACAATCCACCAAGCAGACACTCCTGCAGAAGTggatcacaccacacacctaaCTCTCAGTACTTATCAGAACAT GTCTTGGGGAGACTACTTGCTGGACATATTTCCAGGTTTTCTGTTTGACTCTATGGAGAGTAACATCAACATGCGCGCTGGAATGCCCAGACAACTACTTACA aatgtcAGTGTGGGTCCAGAGGTGTCCACACAGCTCTCTACGTTCCTGAGATGTCTAGCAGATAAGTTGGACAAGGGCAAAGAGGAGCTGCGCTCTacagacatgaagagagacTTTGTGTCCAACCGGCTCCCACCTTACAGCAgtgacaacacaaacatcatGCCAA CTGGAAAGATGCCACAGCTGGAGGaccttgtgtgtatgagatttAAGGACCATGTCCTCGTCACAGTGCAGCCAGGTCAGGATGAAGCA GATGAGGCCACAGAGATGGAGGTGTTTGTGGTGCATTCGCTGAAGAATAACAGAAAGATTCACATGATGGGAGAACCAGAAGACGACCACGACCACGACCATCACGACCACGGCGAGGACGAGGAATGTCCTAGTCAGAGG GTCCAGGGTGTGCGCTTCCCTGTCTGTCATCTGCCTGCCCTCAAGCAGCTCCAGGGCGCAGAGCGCCTCCTTGTGGCCGGGCTGCAGCTGGAGCCAGACTCCGCACGACTGGGCCTGGTGCTGGCGCTCTGGACAGAGGGGCTGCTGGAGGTCTGCTCACCCACGGAACAATAG
- the riox2 gene encoding ribosomal oxygenase 2 isoform X1 has translation MVLNGCCFQLYAAYHGAHGSCCRSHLRVDMPRKRGSSSPPSAECQHAASAKHKKVEADVGFSPLNFDTPLSLFESLISPVGVEEFFQEYWEKKPLFLQRSDPGLASYYQSLFQLSDLKALCSQDLEYARDVNVCRCVNGKKKVMNKEGRVNYNHLKKDFDQKKATIQFHQPQRFKDELWRIQERLESFFGSLVGSNVYITPKASQGLPPHHDDVEVFILQLEGEKHWRLYSPIVPLAREYSVAPEDRIGSPTHDIILKPGDLLYFPRGTIHQADTPAEVDHTTHLTLSTYQNMSWGDYLLDIFPGFLFDSMESNINMRAGMPRQLLTNVSVGPEVSTQLSTFLRCLADKLDKGKEELRSTDMKRDFVSNRLPPYSSDNTNIMPTGKMPQLEDLVCMRFKDHVLVTVQPGQDEADEATEMEVFVVHSLKNNRKIHMMGEPEDDHDHDHHDHGEDEECPSQRVQGVRFPVCHLPALKQLQGAERLLVAGLQLEPDSARLGLVLALWTEGLLEVCSPTEQ, from the exons ATGGTTCTGAACGGATGTTGTTTTCAGTTGTACGCTGCCTATCACGGAGCACACGGGTCTTGCTGCCGAAGCCATTTACGAG TAGACATGCCAAGGAAAAGGGGATCATCGTCACCACCGTCCGCAGAATGCCAGCACGCGGCCTCTGCTAAACATAAAAAAGTGGAGGCAGATGTCGGGTTTTCTCCATTAAATTTTGACACCCCGCTTAGTTTGTTTGAAAGTCTGATTTCTCCTGTTGGCGTGGAAGAGTTCTTTCAGGAATACTGGGAAAAGAAGCCCTTGTTTCTGCAGAGGTCTGACCCAGGCTTAGCCAGCTATTACCAGTCCCTCTTCCAGTTGTCTGACCTGAAGGCACTGTGTAGTCAGGATCTTGAGTATGCAAGGGATGTCAATGTCTGCCGGTGTGTGAATGGCAAGAAGAAAGTAATGAATAAAGAAGGACGTGTCAACTACAACCATCTGAAAAAGGATTTTGATCAGAAGAAGGCCACCATACAATTCCACCAGCCTCAAAGATTTAAG GATGAGCTTTGGCGTATTCAGGAGCGTCTAGAGAGTTTCTTCGGTTCTCTGGTGGGGTCGAATGTGTACATCACACCCAAGGCATCTCAGGGGCTGCCCCCACACCATGATGATGTTGAG GTGTTCATCCTGcagctggagggagagaagcacTGGAGGCTGTACAGTCCCATCGTCCCACTGGCCCGCGAGTACAGCGTCGCGCCTGAGGACAGAATCGGCAGCCCAACACATGACATCATCCTGAAG CCAGGAGACCTGTTGTACTTCCCCAGGGGTACAATCCACCAAGCAGACACTCCTGCAGAAGTggatcacaccacacacctaaCTCTCAGTACTTATCAGAACAT GTCTTGGGGAGACTACTTGCTGGACATATTTCCAGGTTTTCTGTTTGACTCTATGGAGAGTAACATCAACATGCGCGCTGGAATGCCCAGACAACTACTTACA aatgtcAGTGTGGGTCCAGAGGTGTCCACACAGCTCTCTACGTTCCTGAGATGTCTAGCAGATAAGTTGGACAAGGGCAAAGAGGAGCTGCGCTCTacagacatgaagagagacTTTGTGTCCAACCGGCTCCCACCTTACAGCAgtgacaacacaaacatcatGCCAA CTGGAAAGATGCCACAGCTGGAGGaccttgtgtgtatgagatttAAGGACCATGTCCTCGTCACAGTGCAGCCAGGTCAGGATGAAGCA GATGAGGCCACAGAGATGGAGGTGTTTGTGGTGCATTCGCTGAAGAATAACAGAAAGATTCACATGATGGGAGAACCAGAAGACGACCACGACCACGACCATCACGACCACGGCGAGGACGAGGAATGTCCTAGTCAGAGG GTCCAGGGTGTGCGCTTCCCTGTCTGTCATCTGCCTGCCCTCAAGCAGCTCCAGGGCGCAGAGCGCCTCCTTGTGGCCGGGCTGCAGCTGGAGCCAGACTCCGCACGACTGGGCCTGGTGCTGGCGCTCTGGACAGAGGGGCTGCTGGAGGTCTGCTCACCCACGGAACAATAG